Proteins encoded by one window of Cydia fagiglandana chromosome Z, ilCydFagi1.1, whole genome shotgun sequence:
- the LOC134678740 gene encoding deformed epidermal autoregulatory factor 1 — translation MAENRGSVDVVMPDITEVTEPDPLAAASEREVERLERDGGALKAARLADSNGVVTVPVSLPVGTLITGTTFNVITSDQLPGHFKPMLCVDNGFISGGPVTEDIKATHIVIQNPPSPRHDEGSQAPARASARSWAETANMPILPVRCKNTSAELHKQRFGSGGRGRCIKYGLEWYTPSEFEALCGRASSKDWKRSIRFGGRSIQALIDEGVLTPHATSCTCGACCDDQSAMGPVRLFTPYKRRRRNQDEGTEKKPKIKRDSSLGDSDMDNIHNTSNNSHSKEAWQTIAEGLESNADYHLLEAPDASNDPTANLPDMSGVLKRLDDIGSTLSRLATELKQCVEDVRGVSARQLARIEQERAGALLHAVEHADAALHSADDAESKKCANCNREASAECSLCRRTPYCSTYCQKKDWASHQIECLRSVPTIHDQHQSIMLIVESQHQ, via the exons ATGGCGGAGAACAGGGGTTCGGTAGACGTCGTTATGCCGGACATTACCGAAGTGACCGAGCCCGATCCACTGGCGGCGGCGAGCGAGCGCGAAGTCGAGAGGCTGGAGCGCGACGGCGGCGCGCTCAAAGCGGCCCGTCTCGCCGATTCCAACGGCGTGGTGACCGTGCCCGTCTCCCTACCAGTCGGGACTCTTATAACGGGAACGACCTTCAATGTGATCACATCTGACCAGCTGCCGGGGCATTTTAAGCCGATGCTCTGCGTTGATAACGGCTTCATATCAGGCGGGCCGGTGACAGAGGATATAAAAGCGACACATATAGTGATACAGAACCCGCCGTCGCCGCGGCACGATGAGGGTTCCCAGGCGCCAGCGCGAGCGAGCGCGCGCTCGTGGGCAGAGACGGCGAACATGCCCATTCTGCCGGTGCGGTGTAAAAATACGTCTGCAGAGTTGCACAAGCAGCGGTTCGGGTCGGGAGGCCGCGGGAGGTGTATCAAGTACGGACTGGAGTGGTACACGCCGAGCGAGTTCGAGGCGTTGTGCGGGCGGGCGTCGAGCAAGGACTGGAAGCGCTCGATAAGGTTCGGCGGGAGGAGCATCCAGGCGCTGATAGATGAGGGCGTGCTGACGCCGCACGCGACCAGCTGCACCTGCGGCGCCTGCTGCGACGATCAGTCCG CTATGGGCCCAGTCCGTCTCTTCACACCCTACAAGCGACGGAGACGCAACCAAGATGAGGGCACCGAGAAGAAGCCCAAGATAAAGCGAGACAGCAGTCTCGGGGACAGCGACATGGACAACATACACAACACAAGCAACAACAGCCACTCGAAGGAGGCCTGGCAGACCATAGCGGAGGGCTTGGAGAGTAATGCGGACTATCATCTGCTGGAGGCGCCGGACGCGAGCAACGATCCTACTGCCA ATCTACCAGACATGAGTGGCGTGCTAAAGCGTCTCGACGACATCGGGTCGACACTGTCGCGACTAGCGACCGAGTTGAAGCAGTGTGTGGAGGACGTCAGGGGAGTCTCCGCGCGGCAGCTCGCGCGGATAGAACAGGAAAGGGCCGGGGCCTTGTTGCACGCGGTGGAGCATGCCGATGCGGCGCTACATAGCGCTGACGACGCTGAATCTAAGAAG TGTGCAAACTGCAATCGCGAGGCGTCAGCAGAGTGCTCGCTGTGCCGGCGCACCCCCTACTGCTCCACCTACTGCCAGAAGAAAGACTGGGCCTCCCACCAGATCGAGTGTCTCCGCTCCGTGCCCACCATCCACGACCAGCACCAGTCCATCATGCTCATCGTGGAGAGCCAGCACCAATAG